The Spirochaetota bacterium DNA window TTTCTATAAATTAATTTAAAATATTATTTTTAATAATTTAAATTTAGTTTCCTTTTTATAATATATTATTTTTTTTTACTTTTTTATCATATCAAATATTTTTTGTATTAAATTTTTTCATTTCGATTTTTCAATAATTTATTTTTAACCTTATTTTTTAATAAATCTATTATTTTTATTATTATTTTTTTATTTAAAATTTTAATTAACAGATTTTCTCCAACTTTTTAAAAGTATAAACCATACAATTTTTAGAAAAACAATATATAATATTAATATTATTAAAGAAATATACAAATATTTTATTTTTCCTGTTTGAATTGATAACAATGGTAAATTTAAAACAAACAATAATGGAAAACCTATAAATAAAGCAATCCCAGAGCCAAAAACAAGAGAATTTGCTGCAGGGCTTTTAAAATCTGGATCAATTTCTCTTAGAAGAGCAAGACCTGTTGATATTGTCCCTGTAAGATTGCCATAAAGAATAAATGTAAATTCAAGTTTAAATTTATTATAAACTATTTTTGAGAGAAAAGAACAGTAATAATATGTTAAAAAACCACCAACAGTTGTTACAATCAATAAGGGAACAAGATAATATTTTAATACTCCTATTGATATAGCTCCAATAGATGCAGCTATCAAATAATCAAAACTTGCTCCAGATACTCTTTGTAAAAGAAAATTATTAGGGTAATTCCTAACCATAATTTTCTTTTTTTTCATAAAATTAAATATTAATCTTAAAAATATTGCAAAAATAGTTCCAAAAATAAAATGAAATCCCCAAAAAGTTTGCATTAAAGTTTTAAATATTGGACCAAGAGGATTTAAAATGAATTCAAGTCCTTTTAAAAAATAATAAGTTATAAGATAAACCAGGCCTATAAGAAAAATTTGGACTGTTAACCTATCAATTGACTCACTTAATGGGATGTCTCCTTTTTTATCTTTTTCTATCTCTAAATTATTTTCATTTCCTTGAATATATAAAACATCTGGAACTTCCTTTTTATATTTAACCCTATAATTCAAATAAATAACACCTGGAATACAAGCCCATAAAAAACCAAAAGTAGCAATAGCAAGACCTAAAGAAGAAGCTCCATAAACACCAAGTTTTTCCCAAGTCATACCTATAGAATAGGCTTGCCCTGGTCCTTGCCCATATCCTAGTGGTAAAAGTAATCCTAGACCAGGAAAAACATCCTTCCTACCTATAAAAAAAATAATAAAAAATATAATAAGGCCAACAATACCCTGTAAAATATAAGTAGAAGTTATAAAAAAGGCAGTATTAATAGTATATTTCCCATCATCTTTTACTTCCCTCTCTTTTAAAGCTAATGAAATAAAACCTATAGCTAAAAGATGATAAACAATATTTCCAAGAATTTCTTCTGAGAAATTAATGATCTTTAATCCTTCTCTTCCACATATCAACAATAAAAAACCAGCAATTATAGCATTAGGAATTAAAAAGTTTTGAAAAAATTTTATCTTCCTTTTTATAAAAGTACTTATCCCAAGAAAAAATGAAAGCCACATAAAAGTTAAAATACCTTCAAAACTCATAAATCCTCCTTAAGCTTTAGCTACATAAAAATTATTTATTTATATTTTCTAATAATAGTTTTATGTTAATAATATAATTAAATAATATATAGTAATAATTAAATATATTTTTAATTTTTCAAATTTATTTTTAAAATTATTTAAGTTTTCCTAATTAAAATTAAATCAATTTATTTTAAATATAAATTCTTTTGTCCCAATTTATTTTATTATCCTTCATTATTTTTATTTTATAAACTTTTTATAATTTCTTTGTTAAAAATAAAAAAATTACATTATAAAATAATTAAATTAGTTTTATTGAAAAAATTAGTTTTTTATATATATTTAGATAACCAAATAAACTAATATTTTAAAGGAGACCTAATTATGAAATATTTTCTTGATTCTGCAAAGATTGATGAAATAAAATATGCATATGAAAATTGGGGAATAGATGGAGTAACTACTAATCCAAAACATGTAATGGCTTCAGGAAAACCATTCAAAATAGTTATAAATGAGCTTGCTAAATACTTTGAAAACAAAGATTTTCCAATATCTATTGAGATTAATCCTCATTTAAACGATCCAAATGAGATGATCAAAGAAGCTAAAGAATACTCTTCTTATAGCAAAAATTTTGTAATAAAAATACCATGCACAGAATCTGGTTTAATTGCTGCTAAAAGTTTAATCAAAGATGGAATAAAAGTTAATATAACATTGGTTTTTTCTCCTTCTCAAGCTATTCAAGCTGGCAGATTAGGAGCATATTTTGTTTCACCTTTTGTTGGATGGAAAGAAAGTTCAGGAGAAAAAACAATTGACTATATAAAAGATATTGTACAAATATATAAAAACTATAATTTTAAAACAGAGATAATTGTTGCAGCATTAAGAAATGGACTTCAAATTGTGGAATCTGCCAAAGCTGGAGCTCATATTGTAACTGCAGGCTTTGATGTATATAAAGAAAGTTTCTATCATCCTTTTACTGATCTTGGACTTAAAAGATTTTGTGAAGCATGGGATCAAACAAAAAAAGATTAAAAAAGGAGCAAAAATGAAAATCGGTTTTATTGGTCTTGGTATAATGGGAACTCCTATGGCCATAAATATTATTAAAAATGGTTATGAAGTATATGGTTTTGATATAGATAAAAACAAAATTGTTGAGTTTGTAAAAAGTGGTGGAAAAGAAGCAAATTCTTATGAAGATTTAGTTAATAACTCAGATGTTATTATAACAATGCTTCCCAATACCTCTATTTTTGTTGAAGTTATTAATAAGTTAAAAAATTTATTTAGAAGAGGCCAAATTTTAATTGATATGAGTACTATTTCTTATAAAACCTCCAGAGATATCTCTTCCGAACTTAGAAAAATTGGTGTTGAAATGCTTGATGCTCCAGTTGTTAAAAGCCAACCAGCAGCTATAAAAGGTGAATTGGGTATTTTAGTTGGTGGGAGAAAAGAAATTTTCGAAAAAATATATGATATATTAAAGTGTATGGGTAAAGAAATTATATATTATGGAGAAAATGGAAATGGTTTAAAAATGAAAATTTTGCATAATATGCTTGTTGCTGGAATTCAATTAGCAGTAAATGAAACACTTATTCTTGCACAAAAATCTGGTTTAAATTTTGATGATGTTATAAAAGGAATTAAAGCTGGTGGAGGACAAAACTTTTATCTTGATGCAAAAATAGAGTCAATAAAAAATAAAGATTTTTCTCCAAAATTTCCTTTTGAACATATGTATAAAGATTTAAATCTTGCTTTAGAATTATCAAAAGAATATAATATAGAACCTATTACATTAAAAGAAACACTAAAAATTTATAAAGAAGGTATAGAAAAAAATTTGAACAGAGAAGATTTTTCTGCTACTATTAAAATTCTTGAAGAAAAATATATAAAAAATTAAAATGTTAAACACAATTTCAAGTATAATAGTTTATTTTACTCTTATTATTTCTGGCTTTTTACTTAAAAAATTCAAAATTTT harbors:
- a CDS encoding transaldolase produces the protein MKYFLDSAKIDEIKYAYENWGIDGVTTNPKHVMASGKPFKIVINELAKYFENKDFPISIEINPHLNDPNEMIKEAKEYSSYSKNFVIKIPCTESGLIAAKSLIKDGIKVNITLVFSPSQAIQAGRLGAYFVSPFVGWKESSGEKTIDYIKDIVQIYKNYNFKTEIIVAALRNGLQIVESAKAGAHIVTAGFDVYKESFYHPFTDLGLKRFCEAWDQTKKD
- a CDS encoding NAD(P)-dependent oxidoreductase codes for the protein MKIGFIGLGIMGTPMAINIIKNGYEVYGFDIDKNKIVEFVKSGGKEANSYEDLVNNSDVIITMLPNTSIFVEVINKLKNLFRRGQILIDMSTISYKTSRDISSELRKIGVEMLDAPVVKSQPAAIKGELGILVGGRKEIFEKIYDILKCMGKEIIYYGENGNGLKMKILHNMLVAGIQLAVNETLILAQKSGLNFDDVIKGIKAGGGQNFYLDAKIESIKNKDFSPKFPFEHMYKDLNLALELSKEYNIEPITLKETLKIYKEGIEKNLNREDFSATIKILEEKYIKN
- a CDS encoding sodium:glutamate symporter, translated to MSFEGILTFMWLSFFLGISTFIKRKIKFFQNFLIPNAIIAGFLLLICGREGLKIINFSEEILGNIVYHLLAIGFISLALKEREVKDDGKYTINTAFFITSTYILQGIVGLIIFFIIFFIGRKDVFPGLGLLLPLGYGQGPGQAYSIGMTWEKLGVYGASSLGLAIATFGFLWACIPGVIYLNYRVKYKKEVPDVLYIQGNENNLEIEKDKKGDIPLSESIDRLTVQIFLIGLVYLITYYFLKGLEFILNPLGPIFKTLMQTFWGFHFIFGTIFAIFLRLIFNFMKKKKIMVRNYPNNFLLQRVSGASFDYLIAASIGAISIGVLKYYLVPLLIVTTVGGFLTYYYCSFLSKIVYNKFKLEFTFILYGNLTGTISTGLALLREIDPDFKSPAANSLVFGSGIALFIGFPLLFVLNLPLLSIQTGKIKYLYISLIILILYIVFLKIVWFILLKSWRKSVN